The proteins below come from a single Papaver somniferum cultivar HN1 chromosome 11, ASM357369v1, whole genome shotgun sequence genomic window:
- the LOC113320264 gene encoding protein IQ-DOMAIN 1-like, whose product MMGMSKKKKTAKNWFTSVKNAFKSSAPISSSPSSKDYSLANKIIEEGHEIPEIVSLEHYPVCDTSSLTTTIDENNVEAVVEMRDEDRRRSNHAIAMAVVAAEAAVLAAHEATKVSRFSSYNRRRFYGYSKEERAATKIQSHYKGYLARRALRALRGLVKLQALVRGHNVRKQAEMTMRCMQAIVRVQARTKADRLRLQGATSRDNEKNKGKKRATETWNNSRGRQQQARNSFSFENEYASQKINKQEHYLSSNSMTIQNERALAYAYPYQDSVSNRQNSVDSYSDEKTNQGGWNLLDRWIDSQPWHRDKHVAAIPESSYTSRTYNTDDDNASERTADTDLVSLSPSYQLRFNPISNLSKLGINSAGSVPIRQRKQRVMVSVETENVNTPSYMATTQSAKAKAKSAQNSLLSSSSSTRRIFLNDLSMSSSTDGIGTGEVRTMNQLGPINSPSPTSSQKMMRLLKMGKPIKGVR is encoded by the exons ATGATGGGAATGTCGAAGAAAAAGAAGACGGCAAAGAACTGGTTCACCTCTGTCAAGAATGCCTTCAAGTCCTCAGCACCAATATCATCATCTCCTTCATCCAAGGATTACTCTTTAGCCAATAAG ATAATAGAGGAGGGACACGAGATACCGGAGATTGTGTCGCTTGAACATTATCCGGTTTGCGATACTTCGTCTCTGACGACGACAATAGATGAAAATAATGTTGAAGCAGTGGTAGAGATGAGAGATGAAGATCGTAGACGAAGTAATCATGCGATCGCAATGGCAGTTGTTGCAGCAGAAGCGGCGGTTTTAGCTGCTCATGAGGCTACAAAGGTGTCTAGGTTTTCTAGTTATAATCGTCGCAGGTTTTATGGTTACTCTAAAGAAGAAAGAGCTGCCACCAAAATACAATCCCATTACAAAGGATACTTG GCACGAAGAGCTTTGAGAGCACTGAGAGGACTAGTGAAGCTACAAGCACTAGTAAGAGGGCACAATGTTAGGAAACAAGCTGAGATGACAATGCGATGTATGCAAGCCATCGTTCGAGTGCAGGCAAGAACAAAAGCAGATCGCCTCCGTTTACAGGGTGCAACTTCTCGCGACAACGAGAAAAACAAAGGTAAAAAGAGAGCAACGGAGACGTGGAATAATAGCaggggaaggcagcagcaggcgcGCAATAGTTTCAGCTTTGAGAATGAATACGCGTCTCAGAAGATCAACAAACAAGAACATTATCTTTCGAGTAATTCAATGACGATTCAAAATGAAAGAGCCCTTGCATATGCTTATCCCTACCAG GACTCGGTGTCAAACCGTCAGAACTCGGTTGATTCATATTCGGATGAAAAAACAAACCAAGGTGGCTGGAACTTGTTGGATCGTTGGATTGATTCGCAACCATGGCATCGTGATAAACATGTCGCAGCAATACCGGAGAGCTCTTACACCAGCCGTACGTATAACACCGACGATGATAATGCGTCTGAAAGAACGGCAGATACGGACTTGGTATCATTATCACCAAGTTATCAGCTCCGGTTTAACCCAATTTCTAACCTGTCAAAGCTCGGTATAAACTCGGCTGGCTCGGTCCCGATACGCCAGCGGAAACAAAGAGTTATGGTTTCGGTGGAAACAGAAAATGTGAATACACCGAGTTACATGGCTACGACTCAGTCAGCAAAAGCAAAGGCAAAATCGGCACAGAATTCTTTATTAAGCTCTTCATCATCAACTAGGAGGATATTTTTGAACGATTTGTCAATGAGTTCAAGCACTGATGGAATCGGAACCGGAGAAGTGAGGACAATGAACCAACTAGGTCCAATTAATAGCCCAAGTCCAACAAGTAGTCAAAAGATGATGCGTTTGTTGAAGATGGGAAAGCCCATTAAAGGAGTAAGATAG
- the LOC113320848 gene encoding uncharacterized protein LOC113320848, translated as MGNCSLKGIAGNISDPVRIMTDSGGTVEFRGPTLACDVVSEYPGYNVFREGYLSSPLFNDEQLFSSHLYYLLPVIEEEAKKDDSVIDKDEEKQKEVVVVDKRRKSDAELSGNQVRPSFSRVSSATVTDLGGKNLTMKPALEVLPSLGNGVWRVKMVIDTKQLEEILSEQVNIGELIEKTREVAAVSRNSNGSDSSHSNASTQRKSWRPSFSSVFKSSSTTAPPPPPVAVAK; from the coding sequence ATGGGGAACTGTTCTCTTAAAGGAATTGCAGGAAATATTAGTGATCCAGTTCGTATAATGACGGATTCCGGTGGAACTGTTGAATTCCGAGGTCCAACATTAGCGTGTGACGTTGTTAGTGAGTATCCGGGATATAATGTTTTCCGGGAAGGATATCTATCGTCACCGTTGTTTAATGATGAGCAACTTTTTAGTAGTCATTTATATTATCTTCTTCCAGTCATTGAAGAAGAAGCAAAGAAAGACGACAGTGTGATTGACAAGGATGAGGAGAAACAAaaggaagtggtggtggtggataagaGGAGGAAATCGGATGCGGAATTGTCAGGGAACCAAGTGAGGCCATCTTTTAGTAGAGTTTCGTCTGCCACGGTGACGGATCTTGGAGGTAAGAATCTAACCATGAAACCGGCTTTAGAAGTATTGCCGTCGTTAGGGAATGGTGTTTGGAGAGTTAAGATGGTGATTGACACAAAACAATTAGAAGAAATATTATCAGAACAAGTAAATATTGGCGAGTTGATTGAGAAAACGAGAGAAGTTGCAGCAGTTAGTAGAAATAGTAATGGCAGTGATAGTAGTCACAGTAATGCAAGCACACAAAGGAAAAGCTGGAGGCCTAGTTTTTCTAGTGTTTTTAAATCATCATCAAcgacagcaccaccaccaccaccagtagcTGTTGCCAAGTAA